The genomic segment ATAGGCAATTGGATAAAagtaatacaggtgtcccccgcttttcgaacgttcgctttatgaaacctcactgttacggaaGACctgcattagtaccctgttttcgctaacagaaggttttttcactgttacgagaaaaacAGAGCGTGAAAAATGGCGGTGTGCGAAAAAATGGTGGCATacgaaaaaaaaaagcagcgcgcgccccgagcagccaaccTCCTcgcccggaactgcattctagccgccattgcttaaacacgtgctttatctcgatttagtGCATCCGTTAgcgagatgagttctaaggtatcggaaaagcctaaaagagctcataagggtgttacatttagcgtaaaactagacataattaagcatttcgaacgtggtgaacgaagtaaggacattgtccgcgcgttgaacttgcctgcatccaccattcgcactatttacactcagagagaaaaaatcttgaaagctgccgatgttactgttggttctgctcgtagcaaagtggtctctcttagtcggcatccagtaatggataaaatggaaagtctattgcttgagtggattgatgggtgtacaaaatgTGGTGTTCCTTTAAGttatcttatacttaaggagaaattaGTCAATCTTTTTAAtcagctgaaacagaaagcactggccgatggtgatgaaagtattgcgaaagtggaatttaaaggtagtcacgggtggtttgatcggtttctgaggcgagggcagcttcatagcttaacgtttaccggagagagtgcttcggctgGTAACTGAAGCTGCTGAAAggttcccagcagaactgaagaaaataattacagaaggttGTTATTtttataagcaagtgtttaactgtgacgaaactgcaatttattggaaaaaattgccgATTGAGACATTTATTTCAAAagaagaaaagcaggctaagggacACAAGGCATCGAAGGACAGGTTTACCCTAACGCCTATTATTAGCGCCACTAAGTCTCTActagtgtaccattcagaaaatccgAGGGCACTTAAAGGCGTTGATAAGAAAACACTTCCTATTGTGTTCTGTTCACATCCAAGCAGTTGGAACACCCAAGTGCTTTTTTCTGAGTACATGAGCAGATACGTTAgtccttttgttgaaaaatactgtagagaagataacctcgataataggtgtcttgtgattgtcgataattgtgctgctcatccATCTGCCATTACCAAGTATGGCAGTAACATTCGTGTTGCGTTCTTACCGCCGAATACGACATTGTTGCTGCAGCCATGTGACCAAGGCCTAATAGCCACCATTAAGGCTTACTATACGCAAAATGTGATGCGTTTTATTGTAAGTGCTATTGACAGAGAGGGCAACTCCGAAGCAACTTTGCGAGAGATCTGGAAAGACTACAATATAAAACTGGCAATCGCCAACGTTGGAGATGCTCTCGATAGGCTAACAGTCTCGATGAGAAATGGCATTTGGAGGAAACTATGTCCCAAAGCAGTGAACGATTTTAAAGGCTTCAAACCATCAACAATAAATACGACAATAGTGAGCTTGGCTAAGGAGGCTgggtttgtggaagttgacgaagatgatgttgaagaggttttggcatcccatgaccaagaattgacagatgaagagctgatgcaattgcaagaggaaaggataacaatcgaaaccgaacgcAGCAGCGAAAATGAAGTCATTCAGGGACTGAACGTGAAGcagttgcgtgagattttcgctgtgaTTGACAGCGCTGcagtgattgcagaaaagtatgactttaattttgaaagggcatgTAGGTTTAGGACagatttgcaggatgttttgagtgcttacaaagaattctaagatctaaaaatgcgcgaggctcagcagtcaagtatactgtcgtttttcaagccttgcaCATCAGCcccagcagacgacgaacctcgaccttcgacatcgaggtaggcagacatagaagatgatgACCAGGCTGCCCTATTGGAAATAGActatgatgagatgacaccccggtctcctctacctcccaccaccccaatttctgatgactcagcctaacacaccatcccgattcctgtaagtgaaactacactgtacatatattatttctactttatatgggctgtgtatctTTGTGTGATTTAGTATGAtttgttacttggtatgatttgtcagcctcatagcttaaaggttactggagagagtgtttctgccaacagcgccTGTGCCGACAGCAcgtgtgtgagattttcgctgcactgAACTGTGCTTCAGTGATtgcaaaaagtatttctactttatatgggctgtgtatttttgtgttatttagtgtgatttgttatttggtacgatttggcagcctcatagcttaaaggttactggagagagtgcttctgccgagagcacatgcgtgagatttttgctgcgctAGACAGTACTTCAATGATtgcaaaaagtatttctactttatataggctgtgtatttatcataccattcctgcttttactatatgttactgttattttaggttttatgtgttatttggcatgatttggtaggttattttttgggtctggaaacgctcaaaaatttttcccatattaatagatggtaattgcttcttcactttacgacatttcggcttatgaaccgtttcattgGAACGCACTACCTTCAGacggtgggggaaacctgtatagggGCTTTGTGGGGTGGAGGTGTTAGATTGATCGTTGaataaaagattggcacaactttgtgggctgaagggtgtgtactgtgcagtactatGCTCTAATACTACCACCTTTAAATATTATATATTGCCTATTCACCATCAACCTAATTGTTCTATCAATCTCAATTTCTTTCGTAGCCACTTTGCAACCCATACCCCAGTAGTTTCCTTTATTGAAATTCAGGACCCTAGATAATGATAACTACCACTTCTATCTTTtttatctttttatttttttGAGTAATTGTTGTGTTATAGGCAGTCCTCCTAAGGACCACGTGCAACAAGATTGTTCATTATTCTGTTCTCATTGGCTATATCCAGTCTGTGACAACCTGTTTCTTCTTGTTCCTCAATGCATTGGTCAGAAAAATTATCACATACGCACGCCATGGGTTCCTCCCCCACAGTGTAATAGATTAAAACTGGCCCTGAATACACTTGTATCCTAATTTCAAGCATCTTTGACTTACGGTTTAATTTCACTCCTAGATAACCATTACTCTTCGAATCCTGTAAGACAAGTCCTGCCGATGTCTTCTGTCTCTTGGTGTTTTTTCTAATCCTACCCATACAGATTCTACGTCATGGTTTGCAAGCCTCACCATtgcattgattttgtttttaCAAACGAAAAAAAAATCCCATTGACCCATCTTTCATGTTATCCCATACTCCTGAATACTGTAAAACTTCCTGAAAGTTTGATTCCCATTGAGGTTCACCATGCAGCTATCTCTCCATAGTAGTTGTATTGTTAATATACCATCTTTATTGCAAGTGCTATGCACATTAAGGCACACTTTTACATTATTAACTCTCCTAGCTTTTTTTACACTATGGTCCTGTTTGTCCCTCACCCTTCTTTTCTCTGCCTTCCAGTTTTGCTTCCTTTCTCTCATTACTTCCAACCTGTCTCCCAGTTCAAGTATTGCTGATGCTCTGCAGTGAATTAATTGTCAGCTTCAGCTTCATAACATTGTTAATCTGTAACTGTAGCTGTAAAGAATTCCTGCGCAAAAAGTCTTTAAAGGGGACTGAAAGTGCTCAGGATTTCCCACACAGGGCAAGAGCAGCTTTCAATGGGTCTGAACTTTTCCATGAATTAGCTTTAAATTACCATAAGAAACTCAACTGAAGGAACGGGTTCAAGTTGTGAGACAAAAGCAACtactgatgctggaatctggaccaaAACTTAAACTGCTGGATAAACTCAGTAAGTCGAGCAGTatttgtggaggcaaagggatggtcaacatttcagatcaggATCATCCAGCAGGACAGAGTGTAGAGCCCGAGAGTGATGCCTTTAtggaggtgagaggaaggagcGAGGCTGGCTGGTAGGTGAAAGATGATGGATAGACGAAGCTATGGGAAAGGAGAAAGGGTTAGGAAAAGAGAAGAAACATGGTAACATGAGGAaacctgcagctgctggaaattcaagcaacacaaaaaatgctggtgaatgcagcaggccaggactgacaaagggtctcggcccgaaatgtcgactgtacctcttcctataggtgctgcctggcctgctgcgttcaccagcattttttgtgagaAACATTGGGTAGATAAGTGTGTGGGTGATAGAATTAAGCTGGTGGGGGAAAGTAGTGAGTTGTGAGTAACAAAGGTGAGTGAGGGAGGATAGAAAAGTTGAACACAGGAAAAGAGCCTGGTGGACAGTTGGAGGTGGGAAAGGAACGCTGAGAACAATTCAAAAATTCAGTGTTCCTAATCATCAGTTATAAACTTCCCCAAGAGGAATATTGAGGGGCTGTTCTTGCTTGCAAAATCTTCTTTCATCTATTTCACTGGTAATTTTTATGATTATATTGTAGCTGTAGGTATAATTTAACTTTTATGAAGTGCAGAGTTCGTATGTGCCTAATGGATGTACTGACCTATTAATTAAACAAAAATCTAGCTAAGCTGCATAAATTTAAATGTCATTTTGAGGAAACATAATTATCCCACTTTTTTGCGGCATTCTCCTTATAAGTTGTGTTTTTGTTGCAGGATAGTTGTTTTGGCTGGTGATACAATGCCAATTGATGTTTACAGCCACCTTCCAGTTTTGTGTGAAGATAATAACCTTCCCTATGCCTACATTCCTTCTAAAGTGGTAAGGATTACTTTTCTCTCCATAGTATAAAAGCATGATGATATTTTCTGCAAGTGAATATGAAGAAAACCTTGCAGATGACTGGATAATGATTATGGAAAAACAGTCTTAGTCCAGATTTGACAAATTTAACAAAGAAAATGGTGCAACTGTGGAAAGACTGAAGTAAAAAATTTCATTGGGTGAAACTGTTTGGTGTTCCATGTAACTTGTGTCATTCCATACACATTAAGCTTGTATGAATGCTAAACATATAAGAATAAAAAGCTATTGAAGGAAATTGAAATGCAAATTATTGTTGGAAATAACTTAATTTTTTCCTCTGTCCATTGCAGCACAATTCTGATTATCAGATCGTGTAGTCAGTGTTGTGCTGTTAAGTTTACATGAGTGACTGGGTCATTAAGTTTAAATGATATTTGTGCTTTTGTGTAGGATTTGGGAGCTGCTGCTGGAACCAAACGACCAACGTGTGTAATACTGATCAAACTTCACGACGATTATAAGGACTCTTACACTGAGTGTTTAAATGAGGTGCAAGCACTGCCCCGTCCTGTATGAAGAAATGTTTCAACAATATTACAGCCCTTCTCAACTAACTGCATTGGTATTGTATGCATTGTGATAAACAGTGCATCAGAAGAATTTGTACAAAtcccttttttcttttttaattatgCTGACTTAAAAGAAATGTGCAGCAAATAAATTGATGTGCTTTTATTGATTTCTACCTTTGCTGAATTTGAGATGATATTAATTCAATTCAAACATTCAGGGGTCTTTTTTTGGATTAGGTCTACAATAGGATGAGATTGAGCTGCCCTCCTGATTACCATTACAACTACAATTGATTTAATAATCAGGTCTCCACATTAATTAAGGCAGGCAACAGGATGGAGATCTAATAGTTCTTCAGTACCATCATACTACAAGTATTCATTTAAAGAAGTTGCAATGATGGAAAGAGGGGCCCTGAAGCAATCATCAGATTCATTGTGTTATAGTTAACTTGTTCCTCTTTAAAAACTATAGCTTGACTTTATTTGTTGCCATTTTCAGAGCAAGTCCTGTATTTTTTAGTACCATTGGGTGAAGTGAACACATTGCACTTAGCAATAATCCCTATTTCTTATTGGAATAGCAGCAGAACGATTAGTGAATAAAATaatgtctgtggcaattaatcTTGGGTATGAAGTTTGTGAAAATCTTCACTAAAAGAAAATGAGAACAAATATTTATGTAAACAAATGGTTCAttggtttattttatttagtgtaAGCTACATTCTGTAAGTaacttttattccttggaaatgTTCCTCTGGTTAAGAAGGGCAGTAAAGACAAACCAAGAAATTATTGGCATGTGAGCCTAACGTCAGTAGTAGAAAATTATTGGAGAAAATTATTAGAGATAGGATTGACTTGTGTCTGGGAAACCATATATTTATTAGGGATAGCTAATGTGGTTTTGTGCAGAGGAGTTCATGTTTTACAAACCTAAGTTGTTTGAGGAGTTGATGTACGTGATTGAAggaagggcagtggatgttgcatactTGGTCCTCAGTAAAGTTTTTCATGTAGGCTAATCCAGAAAACTGAGGCACATGGAATTCATTGATGTgcgatgaaggcagagcagtggatgtgctgtatatggattttagaagggcatttgatgaggttcccatggtaggctcattcagaaaattaggcaacatgggatccagggaaacatgGCTGCAtatattcagaattggcttgcccatggaaggcagagggtggtagattGAGTATATTCtccctggaggtcagtgaccagtggtgttccacggggaccTGTCTGGAACCCCTaactgtgatttttataaatgacttggatgaggaagtgaaagagtgggtttgtaagtttgcagataacagtAAGATATTGGTGTTTCGATAGTGTAAAACATTGTTTTGGGTTACAACGGGGCATTGATACGATGTAGagctggtctgagaagtggcagatgaagtgtgAAGTTTGCAAGATCAAacaaaggcagaatacagggttaattgcaggattcttaacagtatggaggaacagagggatcttgttcAAATTGACAgagtggttaggaaggcatatggtgtgtgggccttcattagttgtgattgagttcaaaagctgcAAGACAATGTTGCTTTATAAAACTggtgagacaacacttggagtattgcattcatttctggtcactttatagggatgatgtggaaactttagagaagaTGCCCAAGAGAtataccaggatgatgcctggattagaaagcttgtcttgcaaggatagtttgagtgagctagggcttttctctttggagcgaaggaggagaggtgatttgatagagatgtacaagatgattgagtggacagccagactttTTCACATGATGGAAATAGTTATTACAAGGGGGCACAACTTAAAGGTGTTGtgaggaaagtatggggaggTGGGGATGTCAGGCAATTTTTTAAAACAGATTGGTAGGTGTGTAGAATGTGCTGTCAGTGGtgatggtagaggtagatacatcaggggcattttaaaaaaaaaaaccagTAGGCacgtagatgaaagaaaaatggagggctatgtgggagggaggagTTAGATTCATCTTGGTTAAGGGGATGGCAGAACattgtggccaaagggcctgtactgttggTTGTTTCAGCACTTTACTGGCTCCTCTGTTTTATACATATTATTTGACATAGGCATATTTGTTTATGATATAAAAATTAGTGGAGTTGTTGATGTGTGGAAATTTGTCCAAAGATTTAGCAGGATATGAACCATTTGGAAATGTCAACGGATGACAGGTGGAGTTTATTCTGGACCAGAGTGAGGTGAAGGTCAAATCAATGAAAATATACTGTACTGATTCCAGAGGAATTTTGGAGCGCACATCCATAGCTCCCTGATTGTGACAACACAGTTCATATGGTAAAGGTGtatggcatacttgccttcattCGGCAGGAAGTTACGAggcagttgtataaaactttgggtAGTCCGCATTTGGAACatagtgtgcagttctggtcatcagaattacaagaaggatgtggaagaggttcaccaggatattgtctggaatattagctataaggagatgttggacaaacttggaatgCTTCCTGGAGGAAAAGACTGGGGTAACCCAATAAAAAGGTCATAAAAGTATGAGATACAGAGATACACTTCTACCCGGAGTGGAAATGCCAAATACGCAAGGGTGTGGGTTCAAGGTAAgaggggaaatgtttaaaggcgatttcagaggttcatttattatcaaagtatgtatgcagtatacaactcagatgcttctccagatagccacgaaacctaAAAGAACAATGGAAGTCGGTTCAGAGAGAAACAGTAAATCCGTAGTCCCTTGCTCAAAAAATAACAGCGATATGATCATTGACCCCTGAATTCCCCTCCCTCTGCACAAACACAAGAACATCTGCCCccaaatccaccccccccccacatgaaATGCAACAAGGACATCGACCCACAGATTTAGgaaacaattttttttgtttatgcggAGAATGATGTGTCCGAAACATGGTgccacagaaaatggtggaaacatgatagtgatgtttaagaggcatttagacagactgGAGTAGACATGGAGGGATGTAGACTATGTGCAGACAGAAACgcagtttaaattggcattgTGGGCCAGTTCCTATGCTGTTCTGTATTAATGTGTATTGGGAGTGAGACATCAACAGCTTGTATTGTACAGGATATAACAGTCCAGAACTTTTCGTGGGCAAATTTTGTTTCAGCCAAAGGGTACTATGTGGGTTTGACGTAGGGAACgcccaggatgtgggatatatgTACCTGGTATGGATGCACTACCATCGCAGTAGTGAGGCTTCACATTGTTCAATGCTTCTTCAAAGCATGAAATACAGGTGCAgagttatcagaatcaggtttattatggccagtatgtgacgtgaaatttgttaacttcgcagcagcagattaatgcaatacataatctagcagagagaaaaaaataatgaaataaaaataataagtaaatcaattacacatgttgaatagattttaaaaaacgtgcaaaaacaaaaacagtatattaaaaaaaaagtgaggtagtgtccaaagcttcaatgtccatttaggaaacggatggcagagggaagaagctgttcctgaatcacttgagtgtgtgccttcaggcttctgtacctcctacctgatggtaacagtgagaaaagggcatgccctgggtgctggagaactttaataatggacgctgcctttctaagacaccgctccctaaagatgccctgggtactttgcaggccagtacccaagatggagctgactagatttacaaccttctgcagcttcttttggtcctgtgcggtagccacccccaccaccaccataccagacagtgatgcagcctgtcagaatgctctccatggtacaaccatagaagtttttgagtgtatttgttgacatactaaatctcttcaaactcctaatgaagtatagctggtgtcttgccttctttttcactgcatcaatatgttgggaccaggttagatcctcagagatcttgacagcaggaacttgaagctgctcactttctccacttctgatccctctatgatgattggtatttgttccttcgtcttacccttcctgaagttcacaatcagctctttcgtctaattgacattgagtgccaggtggttgctgtggcaccactgcACTGGTtgtcatatctcactcctgtatgccttttcatcaccacctgagattctaccaacaatggttgtatcgtcagcaaatttatagatgatatttgagctatgcctagccacacagtcatgtgtatacagagagtagagcagtgggctaagcacacacccctgaggtgcgccagtgttgatcgtcagcaaggaggatatgttatcaccaatctgcacaggttgtggtcttccggttaggaagtcgaggatccaattgcagaggcccaagttctgcaacttctcaatcaggattgtgggaatggtggtattaaagttgagctatagttgatgaacagcatcctgacgtaggtgtttgtgtcgtccaggtggtctaaagccatatggacagccattgagattgtgtctgccggtTGACCTTTGGTGACGATAGGCaagttgcaatgggtccaggtccttgctgaggcaggaagttcagtctagccatgaccaatctctcaaagcatttcagctctgtcgatgtgagtgctactgggtattagtcattaagacagcccacattatttttcttaggtactggtataattgttgcctttttgaagcaagtgggaacttccgcccatagcagagagaggttgaaaatgtcctgctagttggttggcacaggttttcagagccttaccaggtactccatcgggaccttccgccttgcgagggttcactctctttaaagatagcctaacatcggcctctgagatggagatcacagggtcatcaggtgcagcagagatCTTCACTGCTGTAGTTGTGTTAAGAGAGGTGAGAGATGTATCTAAAAGTTGTCTTGGAAATTTTACAATTAATTGCACTTAATTCCCCCTGCTGCATTTTGACATCAAATTCTGACCCAGTGTCTTAAATCTTTTATTTAATATGAGGAAGTTCTATCTAATAAAGGATTGACTTCTAGATGCAGACTGACAATGTGGACAAGTGAAGTCAAATAGTGACGATGTGCTTATGTGGAACTTGTTTTGACTGTATGCTGCTGTATAGAGAAGAACTAAGGTAGATTTTTGGTAAACTCCATAATAATGGAAGGTAGGAAGCTTTTTCATCTACAGTTGCCAAAAATAAAAGAAGGACTCTACACAAGCCATCAGTATCAGCTGGGATAAACACAGaagattctgcaaatgttggaaatccagggtaacacgcataaaatgctggaggaactcagcaggtcaggcagcatcaatggagagaaataaagagctgACTTCAGGCCCAACTGAcgaacaggaggcaaagagtgggaataaagagggccttctctggttggctgctggtgccaagtggtgttccacagggaatgGTATTGGAAATGCTTCTTTTGACATTAtatggcaatgatttggatgacaaaattgatggttttatggccaagttttgagatgatacaaagacaggggtaggcagtgttaaggaagcagggtgGCCACATATGTACTTAGATTGGGAGAACGAGCAAAGAAGAAActagagtggtgttgcagcaacaacgtgggactcaacgtcagtaagatgaaagaactgattgtggacttcaggaagggtaagacaagggaacacatacGAATCCTCATAAAGgaatcagaagtggggagagtgagcagcttcaagtagGTGTCAAGATCACTGAGGACCCAacctactactactatgtcgactcaggcctagggggccggcatcgggcacgatggcggactctccacctctccctctccctcatcagtgtgttcagttcatctacattagccgcgctgctGGCTTTTAGGAGCATGtcgaccatagtcttgggagggcacccagggttcatcctcccatgcttgtgttcccatatgatgactaggctggcaggtagctcagggtggtgtagacagtgccctgctagttgcagtcttctcgccttgattttagtggtgagcatcggtaggttgttatagagctcgacgttcgtcatgtgctgttgccaactcacgtcgggagccatctggagcattcatgtatagcaaccatctagagactttcgcatcgtcttgatGAGTGTCCACGCctcacatccgtacgtgagaatggactctatgactgctatgaaaatccactttttaagccctcttgtcaggttcgacttccagatttccttcatgtcgttcatagcccccaatgccagcgccttccgtatcttatgtccttctccgaactcatcattcttgacccgaggtacttgtagtcaaagacttccttaatggtatcattctctacggtcttgagagtatctttgtcgcagttaaacgccatgtactctgtctttttagcgtttaagtgaagtccaactttattgcattctatttccacttttgtcagtagttgctgtgcttcctccaactg from the Mobula birostris isolate sMobBir1 chromosome 9, sMobBir1.hap1, whole genome shotgun sequence genome contains:
- the nhp2 gene encoding H/ACA ribonucleoprotein complex subunit 2-like protein, which encodes MKSPKIKEKLDDTIEPEPEKTYEELVANVNAVAQPLASRKLTKRLYKCVKKAVKVKQIRRGVKEVQKFINKGEKGIVVLAGDTMPIDVYSHLPVLCEDNNLPYAYIPSKVDLGAAAGTKRPTCVILIKLHDDYKDSYTECLNEVQALPRPV